Proteins from a genomic interval of Gadus macrocephalus chromosome 2, ASM3116895v1:
- the mrtfbb gene encoding myocardin-related transcription factor B isoform X8, with the protein MPAAFHDQIRHLERARTGNFLKHKICNRPERSELVRMHILQETQAVPSLQATQLRLKRARLADDLNEKLAQRPGPMELVVKNILPVVDAVAKDDPPADQGNDPKIQDVYEFDENSTDSRPAAVSAEQTPKQAPQQATTTTSVPPREAARTESSPPPACQNHTLSMIMINKPACVSPPAESSVMCSVSVVCGSSQTGSPLTPKPSPESPGCHGCTTPEQQQPGKHLAVLPPLASAAPPVRGPILVKQSQPRPSAAEKNRGKKGHKDPKPRVKKLKYHQYVPPDQKQDAGHETPLDSAYVRLLQQQQQFLQLQILNQQQQQQQQQQQRSYVCQAGPQPATLSDGSARSTRTPPPSMSDHLPYNVDEMKVAELKAELKLRGLLVSGTKNDLVERLRMHHDRSKGSPSVAVALDRVSPGAATTAAANARVPKCENPPRSPPPVSPVAFKVSRMGLEESGGTDSETRPALPAGSPGKEAAGPFGGLCRGLEKDQRLHEKERQIEELMRQLEREQKLVEELKLQLEVEKRGGPQEESAVAPRRRHSPSRPVRVKQEFCGSPDRSTPERSPEQSPPRQFFLEHQRLPPTQTLQPGGTRLQHQAVSAATVKLPDNRLHTAVTGGAPDDSQTQELMPQKHEASGSLQQQCHSPSPRTQQSLLSTSPGLGSQPRATQSQAAEDTAQQLLNTAPNHLQPTMALMSKFKDPPRYEDAVKQTRCRQTAMQVPTTLSQHMDDLFDVLIESGEITPFIRHDPSCPDKLTPVTANVTTLPINTVLSRPPAQIQVAQPPDAAALNPSSSLMALVTMETMMEGTLHKQLLEHPLVSNMELDFSDDNNPLPLAGQMHNAHLDTMDWLDLTTLPSHGHEDAGTHLGMSPESGVFSSDFLESPEFQLNWE; encoded by the exons ATGCCTGCCGCCTTCCACGACCAGATCCGGCACCTGGAGAGAGCCAGG ACAGGGAACTTCTTGAAGCACAAGATCTGCAACAGGCCGGAGCGATCGGAGCTGGTTCGCATGCACATCCTGCAAG aGACCCAGGCTGTGCCCTCCCTGCAGGCCACCCAGCTGAGACTGAAGCGGGCCAGGCTGGCCGACGACCTGAACGAGAAGCTGGCCCAGCGGCCCGGTCCCATGGAGCTGGTGGTGAAGAACATCCTGCCCGTCGTCGACGCCGTTGCTAAGGACGATCCCCCTG CCGACCAGGGGAATGACCCTAAAATACAGGATGTGTACGAGTTTGACGAGAACAGTACTGACTCCCGACCGGCTGCAGTGTCCGCAGAGCAAACCCCTAAACAAGCACCACAACAAGCCACAACAACCACGTCCGTCCCGCCGAGAGAAGCCGCAAGGACAGAGTCTAGTCCACCTCCTGCCTGCCAAAACCACACCCTGTCG ATGATAATGATTAACAAGCCAGCGTGCGTTTCCCCTCCCGCTGAATCATCCGTCATGTGTTCCGTCTCTGTGGTCTGTGGGTCCTCTCAGACTGGCTCTCCGCTCACCCCGAAACCCTCCCCGGAATCACCCGGGTGCCACGGGTGCACCACgccggagcagcagcagcccggcAAGCATCTGGCTGTCCTGCCGCCCCTCGCCTCCGCGGCCCCTCCTGTTCGAGGGCCCATCCTCGTCAAG CAAAGCCAGCCCAGACCCAGCGCCGCCGAGAAGAACCGGGGCAAAAAGGGCCACAAAGACCCCAAGCCGCGAGTGAAGAAGCTCAAGTACCACCAGTACGTGCCCCCCGACCAGAAGCAGGACGCCGGCCACGAAACGCCCCTGGACTCGGCCTACGTGCgtctcctgcagcagcagcagcagttcctGCAGCTCCAGATCCtgaaccagcagcagcagcagcagcagcagcagcagcagcgaagCTACGTCTGCCAAGCGGGCCCGCAGCCCGCCACATTGAG CGATGGCTCGGCGCGTTCCACCCGGACTCCGCCCCCTAGCATGTCAGATCACTTACCCTACAATGTGGATGAGATGAAG GTGGCCGAGCTGAAGGCGGAACTGAAGCTGAGGGGTCTCCTCGTCTCCGGCACCAAGAACGACCTCGTCGAGAGGCTCCGCATGCATCACGACAGGTCAAAGGGCAGCCCGTCGGTTGCCGTCGCCTTGGATAGGGTCTCACCTggcgccgccaccaccgccgccgccaatGCTAGGGTACCAAAGTGTGAAAACCCTCCCAGGTCCCCTCCCCCAGTGTCCCCGGTGGCCTTCAAGGTGTCCAGGATGGGCCTGGAGGAAAGCGGCGGAACGGACTCAGAGACCCGCCCGGCTCTTCCCGCCGGCTCCCCGGGGAAGGAGGCGGCGGGCCCCTTTGGGGGGTTGTGCCGGGGCCTGGAGAAGGACCAGCGGCTCCACGAGAAGGAGCGTCAGATCGAGGAGCTGATGAGGCAGCTGGAGCGGGAGCagaagctggtggaggagctgaagctGCAGCTGGAGGTGGAAAAGCGGGGGGGCCCCCAGGAGGAGAGCGCGGTGGCACCGAGGCGGCGCCACAGCCCCTCGCGCCCCGTTCGGGTGAAACAGGAGTTCTGCGGTTCTCCGGACAGGAGCACTCCGGAGCGGAGCCCAGAGCAGAGTCCCCCAAGGCAGTTCTTCTTGGAACATCAACGGTTGCCTCCGACTCAAACCCTGCAGCCGGGGGGGACTCGACTGCAGCATCAGGCTGTATCCGCGGCAACGGTCAAGCTGCCCGACAACAGACTGCACACAGCTGTGACCGGTGGGGCCCCAGACGATAGCCAGACTCAAGAACTGATGCCACAGAAACATGAAGCCTCTGGTTCCTTGCAACAGCAGTGTCACAGCCCCAGCCCGAGGACACAG CAGAGTCTACTGAGCACCTCCCCAGGCCTTGGCTCCCAGCCGAGGGCCACACAGAGCCAAGCCGCAGAAGACACAGCTCAACAATTACTCAACACTGCCCCT AATCATCTACAGCCAACCATGGCCTTGATGTCCAAATTTAAAGACCCACCACGCTATGAGGACGCTGTCAAACAGACCCGCTGCAGGCAAACCGCTATGCAG GTCCCCACCACTCTCAGCCAACACATGGATGACCTGTTTGACGTCTTGATTGAAAGTGGAG AAATCACCCCCTTCATCAGACACGATCCCTCGTGCCCGGACAAGCTCACCCCAGTGACGGCCAACGTCACCACCCTGCCCATCAACACGGTGTTGTCCCGCCCCCCGGCTCAGATCCAAGTGGCGCAGCCCCCGGACGCCGCCGCCCTCAACCCCTCGTCCAGCTTGATGGCCTTGGTAACCATGGAGACGATGATGGAAGGCACGCTGCACAAACAGCTGCTGGAGCATCCGCTGGTCAGTAACATGGAGCTGGACTTCAGTGACGACAACAACCCGCTCCCCTTGGCCGGCCAAATGCACAACGCCCATCTGGACACAATGGACTGGTTGGACCTCACCACCTTACCGTCGCACGGCCACGAGGACGCAGGCACTCACCTGGGAATGTCCCCTGAATCAGGGGTCTTCTCCTCCGACTTCCTGGAATCCCCGGAATTTCAGTTGAACTGGGAATAA
- the mrtfbb gene encoding myocardin-related transcription factor B isoform X5 codes for MACLDVETPTVCRGKYKSVLQLCLQQRRSREQLVEQGIMPPLKMPAAFHDQIRHLERARTGNFLKHKICNRPERSELVRMHILQETQAVPSLQATQLRLKRARLADDLNEKLAQRPGPMELVVKNILPVVDAVAKDDPPADQGNDPKIQDVYEFDENSTDSRPAAVSAEQTPKQAPQQATTTTSVPPREAARTESSPPPACQNHTLSMIMINKPACVSPPAESSVMCSVSVVCGSSQTGSPLTPKPSPESPGCHGCTTPEQQQPGKHLAVLPPLASAAPPVRGPILVKQSQPRPSAAEKNRGKKGHKDPKPRVKKLKYHQYVPPDQKQDAGHETPLDSAYVRLLQQQQQFLQLQILNQQQQQQQQQQQRSYVCQAGPQPATLSDGSARSTRTPPPSMSDHLPYNVDEMKVAELKAELKLRGLLVSGTKNDLVERLRMHHDRSKGSPSVAVALDRVSPGAATTAAANARVPKCENPPRSPPPVSPVAFKVSRMGLEESGGTDSETRPALPAGSPGKEAAGPFGGLCRGLEKDQRLHEKERQIEELMRQLEREQKLVEELKLQLEVEKRGGPQEESAVAPRRRHSPSRPVRVKQEFCGSPDRSTPERSPEQSPPRQFFLEHQRLPPTQTLQPGGTRLQHQAVSAATVKLPDNRLHTAVTGGAPDDSQTQELMPQKHEASGSLQQQCHSPSPRTQQSLLSTSPGLGSQPRATQSQAAEDTAQQLLNTAPNHLQPTMALMSKFKDPPRYEDAVKQTRCRQTAMQVPTTLSQHMDDLFDVLIESGEITPFIRHDPSCPDKLTPVTANVTTLPINTVLSRPPAQIQVAQPPDAAALNPSSSLMALVTMETMMEGTLHKQLLEHPLVSNMELDFSDDNNPLPLAGQMHNAHLDTMDWLDLTTLPSHGHEDAGTHLGMSPESGVFSSDFLESPEFQLNWE; via the exons CGCTGAAGATGCCTGCCGCCTTCCACGACCAGATCCGGCACCTGGAGAGAGCCAGG ACAGGGAACTTCTTGAAGCACAAGATCTGCAACAGGCCGGAGCGATCGGAGCTGGTTCGCATGCACATCCTGCAAG aGACCCAGGCTGTGCCCTCCCTGCAGGCCACCCAGCTGAGACTGAAGCGGGCCAGGCTGGCCGACGACCTGAACGAGAAGCTGGCCCAGCGGCCCGGTCCCATGGAGCTGGTGGTGAAGAACATCCTGCCCGTCGTCGACGCCGTTGCTAAGGACGATCCCCCTG CCGACCAGGGGAATGACCCTAAAATACAGGATGTGTACGAGTTTGACGAGAACAGTACTGACTCCCGACCGGCTGCAGTGTCCGCAGAGCAAACCCCTAAACAAGCACCACAACAAGCCACAACAACCACGTCCGTCCCGCCGAGAGAAGCCGCAAGGACAGAGTCTAGTCCACCTCCTGCCTGCCAAAACCACACCCTGTCG ATGATAATGATTAACAAGCCAGCGTGCGTTTCCCCTCCCGCTGAATCATCCGTCATGTGTTCCGTCTCTGTGGTCTGTGGGTCCTCTCAGACTGGCTCTCCGCTCACCCCGAAACCCTCCCCGGAATCACCCGGGTGCCACGGGTGCACCACgccggagcagcagcagcccggcAAGCATCTGGCTGTCCTGCCGCCCCTCGCCTCCGCGGCCCCTCCTGTTCGAGGGCCCATCCTCGTCAAG CAAAGCCAGCCCAGACCCAGCGCCGCCGAGAAGAACCGGGGCAAAAAGGGCCACAAAGACCCCAAGCCGCGAGTGAAGAAGCTCAAGTACCACCAGTACGTGCCCCCCGACCAGAAGCAGGACGCCGGCCACGAAACGCCCCTGGACTCGGCCTACGTGCgtctcctgcagcagcagcagcagttcctGCAGCTCCAGATCCtgaaccagcagcagcagcagcagcagcagcagcagcagcgaagCTACGTCTGCCAAGCGGGCCCGCAGCCCGCCACATTGAG CGATGGCTCGGCGCGTTCCACCCGGACTCCGCCCCCTAGCATGTCAGATCACTTACCCTACAATGTGGATGAGATGAAG GTGGCCGAGCTGAAGGCGGAACTGAAGCTGAGGGGTCTCCTCGTCTCCGGCACCAAGAACGACCTCGTCGAGAGGCTCCGCATGCATCACGACAGGTCAAAGGGCAGCCCGTCGGTTGCCGTCGCCTTGGATAGGGTCTCACCTggcgccgccaccaccgccgccgccaatGCTAGGGTACCAAAGTGTGAAAACCCTCCCAGGTCCCCTCCCCCAGTGTCCCCGGTGGCCTTCAAGGTGTCCAGGATGGGCCTGGAGGAAAGCGGCGGAACGGACTCAGAGACCCGCCCGGCTCTTCCCGCCGGCTCCCCGGGGAAGGAGGCGGCGGGCCCCTTTGGGGGGTTGTGCCGGGGCCTGGAGAAGGACCAGCGGCTCCACGAGAAGGAGCGTCAGATCGAGGAGCTGATGAGGCAGCTGGAGCGGGAGCagaagctggtggaggagctgaagctGCAGCTGGAGGTGGAAAAGCGGGGGGGCCCCCAGGAGGAGAGCGCGGTGGCACCGAGGCGGCGCCACAGCCCCTCGCGCCCCGTTCGGGTGAAACAGGAGTTCTGCGGTTCTCCGGACAGGAGCACTCCGGAGCGGAGCCCAGAGCAGAGTCCCCCAAGGCAGTTCTTCTTGGAACATCAACGGTTGCCTCCGACTCAAACCCTGCAGCCGGGGGGGACTCGACTGCAGCATCAGGCTGTATCCGCGGCAACGGTCAAGCTGCCCGACAACAGACTGCACACAGCTGTGACCGGTGGGGCCCCAGACGATAGCCAGACTCAAGAACTGATGCCACAGAAACATGAAGCCTCTGGTTCCTTGCAACAGCAGTGTCACAGCCCCAGCCCGAGGACACAG CAGAGTCTACTGAGCACCTCCCCAGGCCTTGGCTCCCAGCCGAGGGCCACACAGAGCCAAGCCGCAGAAGACACAGCTCAACAATTACTCAACACTGCCCCT AATCATCTACAGCCAACCATGGCCTTGATGTCCAAATTTAAAGACCCACCACGCTATGAGGACGCTGTCAAACAGACCCGCTGCAGGCAAACCGCTATGCAG GTCCCCACCACTCTCAGCCAACACATGGATGACCTGTTTGACGTCTTGATTGAAAGTGGAG AAATCACCCCCTTCATCAGACACGATCCCTCGTGCCCGGACAAGCTCACCCCAGTGACGGCCAACGTCACCACCCTGCCCATCAACACGGTGTTGTCCCGCCCCCCGGCTCAGATCCAAGTGGCGCAGCCCCCGGACGCCGCCGCCCTCAACCCCTCGTCCAGCTTGATGGCCTTGGTAACCATGGAGACGATGATGGAAGGCACGCTGCACAAACAGCTGCTGGAGCATCCGCTGGTCAGTAACATGGAGCTGGACTTCAGTGACGACAACAACCCGCTCCCCTTGGCCGGCCAAATGCACAACGCCCATCTGGACACAATGGACTGGTTGGACCTCACCACCTTACCGTCGCACGGCCACGAGGACGCAGGCACTCACCTGGGAATGTCCCCTGAATCAGGGGTCTTCTCCTCCGACTTCCTGGAATCCCCGGAATTTCAGTTGAACTGGGAATAA
- the mrtfbb gene encoding myocardin-related transcription factor B isoform X7 — MGLQVWPPSKPPPSSMACLDVETPTVCRGKYKSVLQLCLQQRRSREQLVEQGIMPPLKMPAAFHDQIRHLERARTGNFLKHKICNRPERSELVRMHILQETQAVPSLQATQLRLKRARLADDLNEKLAQRPGPMELVVKNILPVVDAVAKDDPPADQGNDPKIQDVYEFDENSTDSRPAAVSAEQTPKQAPQQATTTTSVPPREAARTESSPPPACQNHTLSTGSPLTPKPSPESPGCHGCTTPEQQQPGKHLAVLPPLASAAPPVRGPILVKQSQPRPSAAEKNRGKKGHKDPKPRVKKLKYHQYVPPDQKQDAGHETPLDSAYVRLLQQQQQFLQLQILNQQQQQQQQQQQRSYVCQAGPQPATLSDGSARSTRTPPPSMSDHLPYNVDEMKVAELKAELKLRGLLVSGTKNDLVERLRMHHDRSKGSPSVAVALDRVSPGAATTAAANARVPKCENPPRSPPPVSPVAFKVSRMGLEESGGTDSETRPALPAGSPGKEAAGPFGGLCRGLEKDQRLHEKERQIEELMRQLEREQKLVEELKLQLEVEKRGGPQEESAVAPRRRHSPSRPVRVKQEFCGSPDRSTPERSPEQSPPRQFFLEHQRLPPTQTLQPGGTRLQHQAVSAATVKLPDNRLHTAVTGGAPDDSQTQELMPQKHEASGSLQQQCHSPSPRTQQSLLSTSPGLGSQPRATQSQAAEDTAQQLLNTAPNHLQPTMALMSKFKDPPRYEDAVKQTRCRQTAMQVPTTLSQHMDDLFDVLIESGEITPFIRHDPSCPDKLTPVTANVTTLPINTVLSRPPAQIQVAQPPDAAALNPSSSLMALVTMETMMEGTLHKQLLEHPLVSNMELDFSDDNNPLPLAGQMHNAHLDTMDWLDLTTLPSHGHEDAGTHLGMSPESGVFSSDFLESPEFQLNWE; from the exons CGCTGAAGATGCCTGCCGCCTTCCACGACCAGATCCGGCACCTGGAGAGAGCCAGG ACAGGGAACTTCTTGAAGCACAAGATCTGCAACAGGCCGGAGCGATCGGAGCTGGTTCGCATGCACATCCTGCAAG aGACCCAGGCTGTGCCCTCCCTGCAGGCCACCCAGCTGAGACTGAAGCGGGCCAGGCTGGCCGACGACCTGAACGAGAAGCTGGCCCAGCGGCCCGGTCCCATGGAGCTGGTGGTGAAGAACATCCTGCCCGTCGTCGACGCCGTTGCTAAGGACGATCCCCCTG CCGACCAGGGGAATGACCCTAAAATACAGGATGTGTACGAGTTTGACGAGAACAGTACTGACTCCCGACCGGCTGCAGTGTCCGCAGAGCAAACCCCTAAACAAGCACCACAACAAGCCACAACAACCACGTCCGTCCCGCCGAGAGAAGCCGCAAGGACAGAGTCTAGTCCACCTCCTGCCTGCCAAAACCACACCCTGTCG ACTGGCTCTCCGCTCACCCCGAAACCCTCCCCGGAATCACCCGGGTGCCACGGGTGCACCACgccggagcagcagcagcccggcAAGCATCTGGCTGTCCTGCCGCCCCTCGCCTCCGCGGCCCCTCCTGTTCGAGGGCCCATCCTCGTCAAG CAAAGCCAGCCCAGACCCAGCGCCGCCGAGAAGAACCGGGGCAAAAAGGGCCACAAAGACCCCAAGCCGCGAGTGAAGAAGCTCAAGTACCACCAGTACGTGCCCCCCGACCAGAAGCAGGACGCCGGCCACGAAACGCCCCTGGACTCGGCCTACGTGCgtctcctgcagcagcagcagcagttcctGCAGCTCCAGATCCtgaaccagcagcagcagcagcagcagcagcagcagcagcgaagCTACGTCTGCCAAGCGGGCCCGCAGCCCGCCACATTGAG CGATGGCTCGGCGCGTTCCACCCGGACTCCGCCCCCTAGCATGTCAGATCACTTACCCTACAATGTGGATGAGATGAAG GTGGCCGAGCTGAAGGCGGAACTGAAGCTGAGGGGTCTCCTCGTCTCCGGCACCAAGAACGACCTCGTCGAGAGGCTCCGCATGCATCACGACAGGTCAAAGGGCAGCCCGTCGGTTGCCGTCGCCTTGGATAGGGTCTCACCTggcgccgccaccaccgccgccgccaatGCTAGGGTACCAAAGTGTGAAAACCCTCCCAGGTCCCCTCCCCCAGTGTCCCCGGTGGCCTTCAAGGTGTCCAGGATGGGCCTGGAGGAAAGCGGCGGAACGGACTCAGAGACCCGCCCGGCTCTTCCCGCCGGCTCCCCGGGGAAGGAGGCGGCGGGCCCCTTTGGGGGGTTGTGCCGGGGCCTGGAGAAGGACCAGCGGCTCCACGAGAAGGAGCGTCAGATCGAGGAGCTGATGAGGCAGCTGGAGCGGGAGCagaagctggtggaggagctgaagctGCAGCTGGAGGTGGAAAAGCGGGGGGGCCCCCAGGAGGAGAGCGCGGTGGCACCGAGGCGGCGCCACAGCCCCTCGCGCCCCGTTCGGGTGAAACAGGAGTTCTGCGGTTCTCCGGACAGGAGCACTCCGGAGCGGAGCCCAGAGCAGAGTCCCCCAAGGCAGTTCTTCTTGGAACATCAACGGTTGCCTCCGACTCAAACCCTGCAGCCGGGGGGGACTCGACTGCAGCATCAGGCTGTATCCGCGGCAACGGTCAAGCTGCCCGACAACAGACTGCACACAGCTGTGACCGGTGGGGCCCCAGACGATAGCCAGACTCAAGAACTGATGCCACAGAAACATGAAGCCTCTGGTTCCTTGCAACAGCAGTGTCACAGCCCCAGCCCGAGGACACAG CAGAGTCTACTGAGCACCTCCCCAGGCCTTGGCTCCCAGCCGAGGGCCACACAGAGCCAAGCCGCAGAAGACACAGCTCAACAATTACTCAACACTGCCCCT AATCATCTACAGCCAACCATGGCCTTGATGTCCAAATTTAAAGACCCACCACGCTATGAGGACGCTGTCAAACAGACCCGCTGCAGGCAAACCGCTATGCAG GTCCCCACCACTCTCAGCCAACACATGGATGACCTGTTTGACGTCTTGATTGAAAGTGGAG AAATCACCCCCTTCATCAGACACGATCCCTCGTGCCCGGACAAGCTCACCCCAGTGACGGCCAACGTCACCACCCTGCCCATCAACACGGTGTTGTCCCGCCCCCCGGCTCAGATCCAAGTGGCGCAGCCCCCGGACGCCGCCGCCCTCAACCCCTCGTCCAGCTTGATGGCCTTGGTAACCATGGAGACGATGATGGAAGGCACGCTGCACAAACAGCTGCTGGAGCATCCGCTGGTCAGTAACATGGAGCTGGACTTCAGTGACGACAACAACCCGCTCCCCTTGGCCGGCCAAATGCACAACGCCCATCTGGACACAATGGACTGGTTGGACCTCACCACCTTACCGTCGCACGGCCACGAGGACGCAGGCACTCACCTGGGAATGTCCCCTGAATCAGGGGTCTTCTCCTCCGACTTCCTGGAATCCCCGGAATTTCAGTTGAACTGGGAATAA
- the mrtfbb gene encoding myocardin-related transcription factor B isoform X6, translating into MACLDVETPTVCRVLQLCLQQRRSREQLVEQGIMPPLKMPAAFHDQIRHLERARTGNFLKHKICNRPERSELVRMHILQETQAVPSLQATQLRLKRARLADDLNEKLAQRPGPMELVVKNILPVVDAVAKDDPPADQGNDPKIQDVYEFDENSTDSRPAAVSAEQTPKQAPQQATTTTSVPPREAARTESSPPPACQNHTLSMIMINKPACVSPPAESSVMCSVSVVCGSSQTGSPLTPKPSPESPGCHGCTTPEQQQPGKHLAVLPPLASAAPPVRGPILVKQSQPRPSAAEKNRGKKGHKDPKPRVKKLKYHQYVPPDQKQDAGHETPLDSAYVRLLQQQQQFLQLQILNQQQQQQQQQQQRSYVCQAGPQPATLSDGSARSTRTPPPSMSDHLPYNVDEMKVAELKAELKLRGLLVSGTKNDLVERLRMHHDRSKGSPSVAVALDRVSPGAATTAAANARVPKCENPPRSPPPVSPVAFKVSRMGLEESGGTDSETRPALPAGSPGKEAAGPFGGLCRGLEKDQRLHEKERQIEELMRQLEREQKLVEELKLQLEVEKRGGPQEESAVAPRRRHSPSRPVRVKQEFCGSPDRSTPERSPEQSPPRQFFLEHQRLPPTQTLQPGGTRLQHQAVSAATVKLPDNRLHTAVTGGAPDDSQTQELMPQKHEASGSLQQQCHSPSPRTQQSLLSTSPGLGSQPRATQSQAAEDTAQQLLNTAPNHLQPTMALMSKFKDPPRYEDAVKQTRCRQTAMQVPTTLSQHMDDLFDVLIESGEITPFIRHDPSCPDKLTPVTANVTTLPINTVLSRPPAQIQVAQPPDAAALNPSSSLMALVTMETMMEGTLHKQLLEHPLVSNMELDFSDDNNPLPLAGQMHNAHLDTMDWLDLTTLPSHGHEDAGTHLGMSPESGVFSSDFLESPEFQLNWE; encoded by the exons CGCTGAAGATGCCTGCCGCCTTCCACGACCAGATCCGGCACCTGGAGAGAGCCAGG ACAGGGAACTTCTTGAAGCACAAGATCTGCAACAGGCCGGAGCGATCGGAGCTGGTTCGCATGCACATCCTGCAAG aGACCCAGGCTGTGCCCTCCCTGCAGGCCACCCAGCTGAGACTGAAGCGGGCCAGGCTGGCCGACGACCTGAACGAGAAGCTGGCCCAGCGGCCCGGTCCCATGGAGCTGGTGGTGAAGAACATCCTGCCCGTCGTCGACGCCGTTGCTAAGGACGATCCCCCTG CCGACCAGGGGAATGACCCTAAAATACAGGATGTGTACGAGTTTGACGAGAACAGTACTGACTCCCGACCGGCTGCAGTGTCCGCAGAGCAAACCCCTAAACAAGCACCACAACAAGCCACAACAACCACGTCCGTCCCGCCGAGAGAAGCCGCAAGGACAGAGTCTAGTCCACCTCCTGCCTGCCAAAACCACACCCTGTCG ATGATAATGATTAACAAGCCAGCGTGCGTTTCCCCTCCCGCTGAATCATCCGTCATGTGTTCCGTCTCTGTGGTCTGTGGGTCCTCTCAGACTGGCTCTCCGCTCACCCCGAAACCCTCCCCGGAATCACCCGGGTGCCACGGGTGCACCACgccggagcagcagcagcccggcAAGCATCTGGCTGTCCTGCCGCCCCTCGCCTCCGCGGCCCCTCCTGTTCGAGGGCCCATCCTCGTCAAG CAAAGCCAGCCCAGACCCAGCGCCGCCGAGAAGAACCGGGGCAAAAAGGGCCACAAAGACCCCAAGCCGCGAGTGAAGAAGCTCAAGTACCACCAGTACGTGCCCCCCGACCAGAAGCAGGACGCCGGCCACGAAACGCCCCTGGACTCGGCCTACGTGCgtctcctgcagcagcagcagcagttcctGCAGCTCCAGATCCtgaaccagcagcagcagcagcagcagcagcagcagcagcgaagCTACGTCTGCCAAGCGGGCCCGCAGCCCGCCACATTGAG CGATGGCTCGGCGCGTTCCACCCGGACTCCGCCCCCTAGCATGTCAGATCACTTACCCTACAATGTGGATGAGATGAAG GTGGCCGAGCTGAAGGCGGAACTGAAGCTGAGGGGTCTCCTCGTCTCCGGCACCAAGAACGACCTCGTCGAGAGGCTCCGCATGCATCACGACAGGTCAAAGGGCAGCCCGTCGGTTGCCGTCGCCTTGGATAGGGTCTCACCTggcgccgccaccaccgccgccgccaatGCTAGGGTACCAAAGTGTGAAAACCCTCCCAGGTCCCCTCCCCCAGTGTCCCCGGTGGCCTTCAAGGTGTCCAGGATGGGCCTGGAGGAAAGCGGCGGAACGGACTCAGAGACCCGCCCGGCTCTTCCCGCCGGCTCCCCGGGGAAGGAGGCGGCGGGCCCCTTTGGGGGGTTGTGCCGGGGCCTGGAGAAGGACCAGCGGCTCCACGAGAAGGAGCGTCAGATCGAGGAGCTGATGAGGCAGCTGGAGCGGGAGCagaagctggtggaggagctgaagctGCAGCTGGAGGTGGAAAAGCGGGGGGGCCCCCAGGAGGAGAGCGCGGTGGCACCGAGGCGGCGCCACAGCCCCTCGCGCCCCGTTCGGGTGAAACAGGAGTTCTGCGGTTCTCCGGACAGGAGCACTCCGGAGCGGAGCCCAGAGCAGAGTCCCCCAAGGCAGTTCTTCTTGGAACATCAACGGTTGCCTCCGACTCAAACCCTGCAGCCGGGGGGGACTCGACTGCAGCATCAGGCTGTATCCGCGGCAACGGTCAAGCTGCCCGACAACAGACTGCACACAGCTGTGACCGGTGGGGCCCCAGACGATAGCCAGACTCAAGAACTGATGCCACAGAAACATGAAGCCTCTGGTTCCTTGCAACAGCAGTGTCACAGCCCCAGCCCGAGGACACAG CAGAGTCTACTGAGCACCTCCCCAGGCCTTGGCTCCCAGCCGAGGGCCACACAGAGCCAAGCCGCAGAAGACACAGCTCAACAATTACTCAACACTGCCCCT AATCATCTACAGCCAACCATGGCCTTGATGTCCAAATTTAAAGACCCACCACGCTATGAGGACGCTGTCAAACAGACCCGCTGCAGGCAAACCGCTATGCAG GTCCCCACCACTCTCAGCCAACACATGGATGACCTGTTTGACGTCTTGATTGAAAGTGGAG AAATCACCCCCTTCATCAGACACGATCCCTCGTGCCCGGACAAGCTCACCCCAGTGACGGCCAACGTCACCACCCTGCCCATCAACACGGTGTTGTCCCGCCCCCCGGCTCAGATCCAAGTGGCGCAGCCCCCGGACGCCGCCGCCCTCAACCCCTCGTCCAGCTTGATGGCCTTGGTAACCATGGAGACGATGATGGAAGGCACGCTGCACAAACAGCTGCTGGAGCATCCGCTGGTCAGTAACATGGAGCTGGACTTCAGTGACGACAACAACCCGCTCCCCTTGGCCGGCCAAATGCACAACGCCCATCTGGACACAATGGACTGGTTGGACCTCACCACCTTACCGTCGCACGGCCACGAGGACGCAGGCACTCACCTGGGAATGTCCCCTGAATCAGGGGTCTTCTCCTCCGACTTCCTGGAATCCCCGGAATTTCAGTTGAACTGGGAATAA